The genomic stretch tccggcgcgtagcgccggaataccactagtaataaataaaacacaataaTGATGATCAAGCCAATTTTACAGGGTTCATATGATGATATACACACagtaattataattaaattttgtaatttatacgGTGTCAGTTTACACCCTTTAGTGCGGATAGATTTTCCACTGACTGCACATCATTTTAGTGAACACAAGCTTGTTCAATAGcatcgtgacaaaaaaaaaagcttgttCAATAGCTGAAACAATTTGCTTCACATCCACTCTTATATTGCAGATATTGGCAAGTGCTCCTATATACTTCATACAGTAATAACAAATTTcacttttttgtttataaatgtAACTCgattgttttgttttcataatatttcaacacagttattatttaatattaaaaattgaacattattacataataaaattataagataACATGAATAAACAACAAAGAATATCATATTCtattaaaagcataatatatattttcctttaaGTGATTAACAAAAGTGTTTTGAAATAAAAGATGAGTTTATTATCTTTGATTCTTCTCAGTCGAGTTAAAGTTTCTTATAAATGAATAGTTTCAAGTTCCTCAATATAAGTatctaattaaattaaaataatagttaagAATCTGAAACTAATTAGATAATATTAATGTATGTaacttattttgaaaaaaaacaagaaagtaaaaatttaaaaccaatttacaattaaaaatgttcatctttaaaaaataaagatgtGAACATTATTATATCTTCAAAATTGAAGTAACATTGTTGATTGTTTCATTTTGAagcaaaaataaagtaaaatttgaGCAAAACTTACTTCAAAGTAAagcaaaaagtaaaaaatgaagTATGATGAAAGATGATTCATTAACAATGGTTGTTATTTTTAACACTAAATAGGCATGATTTATGCTCACGTAAACATGCAAAAAGTGATCAAACATACTCCCAAACTCACATGCTTCGATATATATCATCTGACATAACATACTTCAAAGGTTCAATAACAGAACAGTATATAGAAAAATACTAGAGGGATGGTAATGAAAGACTTGAGTTATTAATGCATACCATCTTTTTGTATCTTTTTAGGATATTCATCTTCTCCAGAACTTTGATGAAATCTTCTGCATAGAGTCCGTCACCAGTGGGCATTGCTGAGAACATCAAGAAACCACAGATTAGTATATCACTAGAAACATCTTCATCATAGATATGAAATGATGGTAACACACATAGGAACCCGTAAGCTCATGGTCCGCATAGTATATGAGTGGACCACTTTTCACAACTTTTCCACTTCCTCCTGTGACTCCACTTTCGTTTCCTAGTAACACACTGAAAAAGTTGTCCACATTCACAGCGCCACCAGTATAGTCCTGtgcaaacaaaaacatcaaCAACATCTAAGTGTGTGGCCTCATctataagtatatataaatgCTCAAAGAAAAGCAATAACCTTATGAACTCCATGATAAACATTCTCTCCACCGGGTCTGTTAATGATAACTCCACTCCTAGGATTCTTAGGGTTAAAGGCAATATCATCATACATGAATACAATGATATTTTCATCTTGTAGACCGCCTTTACGCAGTAGTTGATATGCATGGCATATATCAGCCTGTGAAAGCAAAACCAGTAGATTTAGTTCACGAAATCTCCCGAGGACTTATCTTAcgtttataactttttataaagatgaaaataaagaaatatgaTGCCTGTTGTTTTCATATCCTTTCGATCCAGCCACCAGTAAAGCCCATCTTGTGCCTGCTTCACCATCGTCATTAGATTCAGTATCATGAAATACTTGTGTTTTGCGAGATTCTGCTGAGAGAAGGAGCAGAgcataaagaaaaacaagaagttGAAAGTGGCCAAGAAAAGACATTGTCAGAACTCTGTTTTTCTCTTTGTAAATATTCTTGAATACCGTGGTATATCACTCATTTATAGAGAAAACTAGTGTCGGCCCGGAATATACTTTACTTGTGATCTAggctattattttatatgattttatagttTGTATTCCAAGTTTGTATTTGCAAGAGATTTGTATGATACActacaaaaatatcatattttatcacATAAATAGTATcagaaaaaatgatatattaatatCTGTTAAGCAGCCGAAAATCAATTAGAAGATATATTGTATTTTCATCTACGCGTAAAAATATGCAgtttattctaaattttaaacaattttaatttttattattgtgtCTGTTGTTCTTATTAGAAATCAAAggattgataaattaataaaaagcttttattttttcattaatgtaattatttaacatttttagtgtttgttatatttttattataagagtaagtaaaataaaaatacttgtCACTACAGTTGAAATTCAATACATAAATTATGAATTATATTTCATTCTTTATACATTTTAAACCTATTGATTTAGATAATGTGAAAAATGAATtgatttacaattttttttctaaaatcgaTTATTTAAGTTTACacacattttattaaaacttttatcaAATAAACCACATCATCCAAACTTTtctcaaataaatttatatgaagCCAAGGCTGTACTACATTTTTGGATTAAGTAACACTCATTCATTTAAGCAGgacttttgaaaattatattactatGAAATTAACAATCCCTTAAAGTGTATCACTATAaattaaagatattaaaatagATTCAAATCAATAATTACTCTAAAATCATAATACGTAGATTTCAATGCTAAAAAGGATAAATATATCTCTACCTTTAAGTCGAATAAATCtaaaccaatatattttttggtCAAGTTCTTCAATAAATTTATGAAGCATATAAACGTTGGTGTGCTTTTAGGTATtagagaatattaaaaaaattcggATCTCCCCATGTTAGAACTAATAAGTATTAAACAGTTGCATGAACCTAGTAAATTTTTTTCCCaaacatagaaaataaaatacttaaaatacgAATTTGACTGATAGTCAAAGACACATAATACAGAAATCACCAAAATTAAAGAACTCTATCTAAGGAGGCTGCTAAACCACCTCAGAACATTcatagaggaaaaaaaaacagaaaagaaaaatcaaaaacatagATAGCTAAGTTGCGAAAGTAAAGAAAAAAGCATATGCATTATTAAAATCCAGAGCATGAAAACGTAATTGCTGGAACTCCACCTCAAGCAACACAGGCCTTCTTGACCACCTTGGAAGTCGTGGCATCCGTCTTATGCGCATCACCAACTGGCTTTTTTCCAGTACTCTTAGATGCCTCACAACCGCCACTGCCGGATGTAAGTGATCCATGACTTAGCCTGCCATCCGggtcatcgtcatcatcatcgtcatcatccaCCTGTTACATCTCAGAGTATTATAAATACATGTCTATGTTAATAGTGAAACAGAGTAATAGACATTTTACTTACATTCTCGACGAAGTCGGGGGCTGGCGCATGGTCAATCTCATTGATGATGCATGATACGGTGAAAGTCTGATGATGGGCGGTGAAGTTATATGAAGTGACTCTGACTTTGAAAGTGTACGCAAGTCTGCAATGAACGGAGGTATCTTAGAGTCCTCAGGGTTCACTCCTTCGGCCTTGTTGTCAGACGGAATTAACAGATGAGCTAGTGACCATTATGTGATAACCATGTAATGAGTCAAACGCATATCTTACTAACAGCCGACCAGCTTCACTTGCTCTAAGGTTGTGTAGATTCGTCATCTCACCatcaaaacaaatgaatgtCCCTTCAGCAGTATCATCCTCTACAACCATCTCAACACGATAGCTAaggagaaataaaaaaatttaaaatgtaattaatgAGATGTATGTATATACGAAGCGGGATAGCTATTAATGAGAGCTAGTCACCACCTCGGTAGACCTTATTACCTGTGACAGGGCAGTGATGATAAAATCATTGAGCTCAGGAATTGTCACAGGCTCAACCTTTGCATATCCCCTTAGCAGTGGTGCTGCAGATGGAAGACCAGTGTCCCTAGCCACCAATTTGAACAAAAAGTACGACTGTCAGCAATCTAAGCCTCTCATCGTACGCGTACACATTCAATAACAGCTACGCTTACTTGTAGAAGCAAGATTCCCCTGCAGCTGTCCAAGTAAATATGAGTACCAGACATTGCGTTGAGAAACAAACGACCTGCGCAGCATACTAAAGAGTTGCACAAATGTGATTTTCCATAATATCAGATAGCATTATACGGGATAAAACAACATAATACCTCCAGCCGTCTTCGGATTTATGTTTGTGGCAACTATCACCTTTGGATCATCACGCAAGCCTTCAAGCTTTTATGGGACGAAAACAGCTTGAGAGTCGAATAGATTCAGTGTAACAGAGACATCACTGCAGGGTTGCAGCAGAAATTATTGCAGTCACAATAACTAATTAGCTCAAATATGAAAACAATATGTATTCATTCGGAAAgagtttaaaaagaaaaaaaacagaataactATTACTTTTCCAGTTTGACTGTAGCCATGAAACGATCAGTAAAGAGGAATCGGTAAGCCTGAAGTTCTGAGCACACCGAGCCACGTCAAATGTAGAGATCGAATAAATCGACCCGGCAGCAAGTCTTGGTCGGAATTTTGGAAGCCGGTGTGCGTTGATGGTGGTTTGCATTATAGTTGACTGAACGGATCAGATATATCAGTGTCAATAAAACAATAAGAAATTTGACGGAATGATCGAACATAGATCTTAAAAAAACatgaagaaatgaaaaaaaaagacatgatAATTATAGACAGATCTAAAAAAACACGAAGAAATGGACTTACATTGAGTTAGCCATAACAGCACGAATAAGTATACTGAAAGAGATAGAAAGAGATGATGAGTTCAGAAGGAGAAGTACTCACACAGATTTCACACCGTCTGAGTTAGGAACGACGCATTGAAGACTCGTAGTGGTGATGGAATTAATTGGAATAAACATGAAGTTACACTTCCGCCAGTTTCAGTCTGGAAAAGGACACTCAAACGTCATGCGCCGTGGTCGGAGGAACGGAGAGACGATCTCCAAACATGCTATGGAGCAATTAGGGTTAAAGTGAGAAACACCTCTACTCGGGCTGGACAAAGACACCAGACTCAGAGCCCAAACACGAAATCACAAAGGAAGCCCATCACGTTACGCGTTAAATGAAACGCTGAGTTTTGTCCGCCTTCGACACGTGGCAACGCGACAAAGCTTGAATTATTTAGCTGGAtgctgatgtgtcagcaggagatAACCAAcccttctttatatatatagatagatagatagatgtcATTGGTTAGAAACACTTGTTTGCGTATAAGAGTTTGAGTATGTGAACGTAAAAAGTAACGCATAACGTTGTTACGCTTAAGCACTTCGCATGATATTGAAATAATTGCCTTGAAATGTTAATTAGTTTTGTTgctagattattattttttctttatttcgtGTTACTAGATCGTGAATCATGGTTATGGCTTATTTGTATTGAAATTTATTGTTTGAATACCGAAAATGATAGAATGaatacataaaattatgttgttttatCTTTGGTTCTTGCTCAGAGTTGTATTTGTTTGGTGATCTGGAGTATAGTAGAGTTGACTACATGTATGGGAATTTAGTTTGTTTCTCCATACGAAGCCTTGTACGACGTTTATGGTGGTGTCAAAGTAGAAGCGCTTTTTAGTGTTGCGGCCAGTATTAGTTTGTGTGtattaaattaagtattttAGAAAATGGTTTtgcataataaatttatttgtcaTAGTACATTTAGTTAACCATTGATCTCAAACTCAACATGTGTTATGTTGTTTACCTGTTCAAGAGGAAACCAACAacaatgtttgtttttgttgtggGGTTTTCTAAATCGCTTATTTGCATTAGGCAGATTTGTCCAAGGACATTTGTTCTCGGATCAGTGGGAATAGTTGTGGATTTTTATAAGTTATGTTCCTGCATGTGGTATTAAAGTATGTGGTTGTTTGTGTAAAATACATCTTTcttattttcaatatttgaatatcattttttGACATCATTTGATGATCATTTATGCAAATGTAGTTTTGAGTTTGACATATCTAACAGTTTAAACTCTCCTTTTGTTTTAAGAaagactagatcttgacccgcgctttggaaacgcggaatattttatgatgaaaaatttcactaataatttaataaatatttgggtaattttaaagagtgtgtatttaaaatatttttgcatttaaatcagtgtttttaaattcaacccgattgtgattataccggttaatcgagagatctgacaattcaatttaggtttttaaattattcctattaaaaaaattactaaaacccgagactaaccgagtaaactgatggatgaccaatatgtaatctagtttgatttaaattgtaatagtttcataatttgtaattttataatccaaattttaaagttcattattttgcaatttataaaattatgatgtttctacaaaattttaaagagaaaatgatagatataaaataactaagattaattattgtattgtttggaaacattgatagtagtataaaaatatattgtttggaaacattaatagtagtataaagaaataagtatattgtttggatatatggatagtagtataaagaaagtaacaatagtgatttaatgtaggtttaactgtaaagtataaaggtgtatttaatttaaaaaccgacaaaataaatgttaggttcaatagaatgtttctgttttaataagatagataatgtaatatataaaaaaaacttaattattaGAATTTGTGACTATTAGAGTTTTCCACTAAAAGCAAGAACTCAAAAGAGCTATAATCAAATGCATACACTAATGGCCGGTCATTGACGGCGATAATTGAACCATCTTGGATATACCACTAACTGGATGATTCCCTCATGTATTTTTCAACATATTAGTTCACACAACGGTTAGTTCATTACCAATTTAAATCCCatcaaatgaaaacaaaattcatatttttaccaaaaaaaaaaaaaattcatatttcgGTAAGAATGACAACATAAACAATACATATAGGTTTAAGATGCTATATTTGGATTTCTGAGGCTCATTGGGAGGGTTTTTGTTTTGACGATAAAATTGAGAAGGCTATGTTTTATACGTTTAGATAGAGGTCATCAATATGAGGGGAGTGCCCATCAAAATCATTAAATTAAGACGACTGAATGAAGAATCGGTACTGTTTCAAAAACATTGTGAAGTGCAATCGATTTCATTGGGGATATAATATACGAAGTTACAGAAAATTAAAgagtttattatgttttttttggtatttaggAGGTTTAGTTGTGGGCTTGTGCCAAAAAAGAGGTTTAGTATGGGCTGTAATTTTTGGACTTCTTCTTAGcttacaaatatattatgttgGGTCAAAAGAATATATTATGCGAGATGGTGGcataaatatattagatattcaagccctttttcaaaaaatatatattatatatttgcaccaaaaatatattatatttgcaAGTACTTATGCAAAACCATTTTTTAGTTTgcaccaaaaataaatttattatgcaAAACCATCGAAAGAACATTAAAAACTTCTAGTTTGCATCCATATGACATACAAATATATTAGCAtagaaaatttacaaaaaaaagtatattagCATAGATACTAGTCTGCACTCATCTCATGTTAATGTTTTAAAAGTTATCTAGAGAAAGTATAATGCACCAAAAGAAACTATAATGCACCAAAGTTCTTCTCCGTATCCGATAAGTACTTGAATGTGTACTGTATATAAACAGGGGGGGGACCagcattgattttttttagaggCAGTTAACAGAATATCCATAGATTGTGTCAGAATTAGAAAACTACCTCTGATGTGATGTATTCCAAATTTCTGTACCATATATTCAGTAGATGGACAATTTTGCCCTTCACGCTTGCTAGGAAGATAAAATAATTCAGATATGCATCCATGAtggtagaaaatatatattaaaatctatattattatgttctcaaagagaaaatatattaaaatctatattattataaacAGGTTTGCTCTCTCCTGCTTGCGCCTCCTGCTTGCGCCACGTAGGATTCCAacttaaaaaattgtttgtttATGTTGCTACACGTGTCAACGCCTTTGAACACACCGTATCATTTAACATGGCATGTCTTTTCACGTATTGtgtgattgggctggagacacaCGTGAGCTTTGTGTGTTTTGAACGGGCCTGAAATGAATGGTTAGTGGGCCATTATATGTACGTATTGGAGACTCTGCCACTACAGTATGTTCATCCTACCACCGTTGAAGCTTCGTTCACCAATAGTTACCGGAACACATCCTCTTGGAACCCAGATCCAGTATCTTATCAGACGATGTGGCTTGCTGACGAATGGAACCGGAGACGTTACAGATGACGGCTGAATTGACGAAAGCACTTTAATGTGCTCATTAAGAACAGCTCTCCACTCGTCCCTCAATTTTTAATTGAATGCATCTTCAATTAATTATGGTTGAAGATGATAAATATTGTTagatataaaaaacaaaagtgGCATATgttgtaatttgtttttgtaacactTCGATGtttcaatataattaaatttttaaaatgctcAAAAGATACCAAAATTGTAGATGTCTTTACTGAATGCATATTAACGTTCCTTTTCAAAAGTGTAGGTTGGATACCAGCAACGTAATGTCCAAGTCTCAAGGACTTTGATACATAACTAATGGCCCTATAAGCCGTTTATGATTAGTTAATGTTTTAGTACGTTTATTAAAGCAAAATAATGACAAAATCTTAGGAGGATCTTATAAACTAATTATAATGTTACATAGTTAGAAAAAATAAAGGGAATACCAAAAATAAGTGTAATAAAAAGGTCCAAACAACTTTTATAAGTCGAGTTTTCAAGActgcttcccttttaatagtatagataagtACGAGCCACCCGATATCACAGTCATTTCATTGTGCaacatttaaaagatttttattttaaaatataggatAAAACCAAAATGTTTAAAACTCAGGATAATCATGTGGATATAACCAAAATGTTTAAACACTTCGCATTCTTCAGTACTTACAGCTGGCGGTAAGGAGACTAAGCTATGATTTGGTGATAGGCCTCTGCTATAGATGAGCATGATCCACTCGATACTGGCATCTGCAAGAGCTCTCAGACTAATGAGCTCGGGTAAAAATTATTTCCCTAGGTTTGGTCGGTCTTTCCTACTCAGCTGTGCATATTTAAGCGCAACCTTTGCCAAAGACAAAGCTTGCCATTTATGAACTGCTGAGTCTAACATATCCTTGAATGTCCCTTGGTCCATCGCTTGCTCAACGTTATAAGCCAAACTAGTAGGTCTTTTCGCTGTGAGCAGCTCGAGAAGCAAGATACCAAAGGAGTAGACATCTGGCTTCACACCAAGCATTACTGCTTGTTGGTAATTCACACCAAGCATTCTTGCTTGTTGGTACTCCGGGTCAATATGGTATAAAGTACCAGCAGTTGTCGTGACATGGCACTAAGTGACGTTTTCTGCAACTTCAGGGACTAGTTTGCTTAGGTAGTTCTGGTAAATCAAAATGTTTCCTGGTTTCAGATCACGGTGCACTATTGTCTGTTCTTGAAGAACATGGAGGAGGATGATAGTTTGTCCTTTGAAGACAAGATGATCAGCTGCCCATTTGAGAGCATGTTGGCTTCCTTTTATCTTCATCCACTGCTACAGATACTAACCCTAAATTCACATACTTCTTCTTCACGTTTTCCTTTTGGAACTTCATCAATTACAGAGTAGCTTGCTCTCCAAGAATCTTGGCCTTCTCTATCTTCTTGGATGGCTTCATTATTGCAGCTTTTCTCAAGAAAATTTTCTAATTTCATGCATAGATTCATGTATCATGTATACGATAGAGTCTTGTAATGTTATAATAATCATATATGTTGAGAAATGagtaaactttataaaactaTGCAAAATAATTTACACGAACAGAGAGTGATTTTATAAAGCTGGAAAAGTTAACAAATTGTTTTCTTACATCAACataacaaattgttttttttttttcaaactctTCCATTGATCACAAGACTCTGACCAAACTCATCATCGATTCACAGCAAAACCAACGTCAGCATCTTCTATCAACCGAGAAGCAAAGACATTGATAGAATCTTCGAAGTCAGTATCAGAAGACTCTCTTAACCTCTCTATCTTCTCCACAGCATCTCTCATCTCCATCCTcctctcttcatcttcttcgcaACAGCTCAACCCTATTTTCAACAGGCTTAGCATCTCTGCTTTACAGTTCTTCTTCCCAATCATTTCCTTGTCAAACACGTCACTTGTTTTCTTCTCCCTCACCATGTCACTCACCCAAGTCACAATGCTCATGTTAGCATCGTACCCTTTACTTAGATAATTCTCAGGGAACCTACCAGTTATAAGCTCCAAGATCAGGACCCCGAGGCACCAAACATCGGTCTTCTTGGTTATATGTCCTTTCAAGCTGTACTCTGGTGATTTATAAGAGATCATTAGGTTATGAGACTGCTCTGAGTTCATCACTGGTCTTAGCGCGTAGTCTGTTAAGAGAGGCTCAAATGATTTGTTAAGAACGACGTTGGATGACTTGAGATGACCGTGAGGGATGGTCAATGTTGGTAGCTCCTTGAACAAGTAACCTAAACCCTTAGCCACTCCTTGTATAATATTTAGCCTTGTTGGCCAATCCAATCCAGGTTGATCCACAGAATGATTCGCTGA from Raphanus sativus cultivar WK10039 unplaced genomic scaffold, ASM80110v3 Scaffold0123, whole genome shotgun sequence encodes the following:
- the LOC108833716 gene encoding vacuolar-processing enzyme delta-isozyme-like — its product is MSFLGHFQLLVFLYALLLLSAESRKTQVFHDTESNDDGEAGTRWALLVAGSKGYENNRHQADICHAYQLLRKGGLQDENIIVFMYDDIAFNPKNPRSGVIINRPGGENVYHGVHKDYTGGAVNVDNFFSVLLGNESGVTGGSGKVVKSGPLIYYADHELTGSYVSMPTGDGLYAEDFIKVLEKMNILKRYKKMMIYIEACEFGSMFDHFLHVYSVENLSALKGVN